The following are from one region of the Escherichia sp. E4742 genome:
- the purF gene encoding amidophosphoribosyltransferase — MCGIVGIAGVMPVNQSIYDALTVLQHRGQDAAGIITIDANNCFRLRKANGLVSDVFEARHMQRLQGNMGIGHVRYPTAGSSSASEAQPFYVNSPYGITLAHNGNLTNAHELRKKLFEEKRRHINTTSDSEILLNIFASELDNFRHYPLEADNIFSAIAATNRQIRGAYACVAMIIGHGMVAFRDPNGIRPLVLGKRDIDDNRTEYMVASESVALDTLGFEFLRDVAPGEAIYITEEGQLFTRQCADNPVSNPCLFEYVYFARPDSFIDKISVYSARVNMGTKLGEKIAREWEDLDIDVVIPIPETSCDIALEIARILGKPYRQGFVKNRYVGRTFIMPGQQLRRKSVRRKLNANRAEFRDKNVLLVDDSIVRGTTSEQIIEMAREAGAKKVYLASAAPEIRFPNVYGIDMPSATELIAHGREVDEIRQIIGADGLIFQDLNDLIEAVRAENPDIQQFECSVFNGVYVTKDVDQGYLDFLDTLRNDDAKALQRQNEVENLEMHNEG; from the coding sequence ATGTGCGGTATTGTCGGTATCGCCGGTGTTATGCCGGTTAACCAGTCGATTTATGATGCCTTAACGGTGCTTCAGCATCGCGGTCAGGATGCCGCCGGCATCATCACCATAGATGCCAATAACTGCTTCCGTTTGCGTAAAGCGAACGGGCTGGTGAGCGATGTATTTGAAGCTCGCCATATGCAGCGTTTGCAGGGCAATATGGGCATTGGTCATGTGCGTTACCCTACGGCTGGCAGCTCCAGTGCCTCTGAAGCGCAGCCGTTTTACGTTAACTCTCCGTATGGTATTACGCTTGCCCACAACGGCAATCTGACCAACGCTCACGAGTTGCGTAAAAAACTGTTTGAAGAAAAACGCCGCCACATCAACACCACTTCCGACTCGGAAATTCTGCTTAATATCTTCGCCAGCGAGCTGGATAACTTCCGCCACTACCCGCTGGAAGCCGATAATATTTTCTCCGCCATTGCCGCGACTAACCGCCAAATTCGCGGCGCGTATGCCTGTGTGGCGATGATTATCGGCCACGGCATGGTTGCTTTCCGCGATCCTAACGGGATTCGTCCGCTGGTACTGGGAAAACGTGATATTGACGATAATCGCACAGAATATATGGTCGCTTCCGAAAGCGTTGCGCTCGATACGCTGGGCTTTGAGTTCCTGCGTGACGTCGCCCCAGGCGAAGCGATTTACATCACTGAAGAAGGGCAGTTGTTTACCCGTCAGTGTGCTGACAATCCGGTCAGCAATCCGTGCCTGTTTGAGTATGTTTACTTTGCCCGTCCTGACTCGTTCATCGACAAAATTTCCGTTTACAGCGCGCGTGTGAATATGGGCACGAAACTGGGCGAGAAAATTGCCCGTGAATGGGAAGATCTGGATATCGACGTGGTTATTCCAATCCCGGAAACTTCCTGCGATATCGCGTTGGAAATTGCCCGAATTCTGGGCAAACCGTACCGCCAGGGCTTTGTTAAAAACCGCTATGTTGGTCGTACCTTCATCATGCCGGGTCAGCAGCTGCGTCGTAAATCTGTGCGCCGTAAATTGAACGCCAACCGCGCTGAGTTCCGCGATAAAAACGTCCTGCTGGTTGATGACTCCATCGTGCGCGGCACCACCTCTGAACAAATTATCGAGATGGCACGCGAAGCCGGAGCGAAGAAAGTGTACCTCGCCTCTGCGGCACCAGAGATTCGCTTCCCGAACGTTTATGGTATTGATATGCCGAGTGCCACGGAGCTGATCGCTCACGGCCGTGAAGTGGATGAAATTCGCCAGATCATCGGTGCTGACGGTTTGATTTTCCAGGACCTCAACGATCTGATCGAAGCTGTTCGTGCTGAAAATCCGGATATTCAGCAGTTTGAATGCTCGGTGTTCAACGGCGTCTACGTCACCAAAGATGTTGATCAGGGCTATCTCGATTTTCTCGATACTTTACGTAATGACGACGCCAAAGCATTGCAACGTCAGAACGAAGTGGAAAACCTGGAAATGCATAACGAAGGATGA
- the cvpA gene encoding colicin V production protein, which translates to MVWIDYAIIAVIAFSSLVSLIRGFVREALSLVTWGCAFFVASHYYTYLSVWFTGFEDELVRNGIAIAVLFIATLIVGAIVNFVIGQLVEKTGLSGTDRVLGVCFGALRGVLIVAAILFFLDSFTGVSKSEDWSKSQLIPQFSFIIRWFFDYLQSSSSFLPRA; encoded by the coding sequence ATTGATTACGCCATAATCGCGGTGATTGCTTTTTCCTCTCTGGTTAGCCTGATCCGCGGCTTTGTTCGTGAAGCGTTATCGCTGGTGACATGGGGTTGTGCTTTCTTTGTTGCCAGTCATTACTACACTTACCTGTCAGTCTGGTTTACGGGCTTTGAAGACGAACTGGTTCGAAATGGGATTGCCATCGCGGTACTGTTTATCGCTACCCTGATCGTTGGTGCTATCGTGAACTTCGTGATAGGCCAGCTGGTGGAGAAAACGGGATTGTCAGGCACCGATCGGGTGCTGGGCGTCTGTTTCGGTGCGTTGCGCGGTGTGTTGATTGTTGCTGCCATTCTCTTCTTTCTCGACTCCTTTACTGGAGTGTCGAAAAGCGAAGACTGGAGTAAATCACAACTGATCCCGCAGTTCAGTTTTATCATCAGATGGTTTTTTGATTATCTGCAAAGCTCGTCAAGTTTCTTGCCCAGGGCGTAA